NNNNNNNNNNNNNNNNNNNNNNNNNNNNNNNNNNNNNNNNNNNNNNNNNNNNNNNNNNNNNNNNNNNNNNNNNNNNNNNNNNNNNNNNNNNNNNNNNNNNNNNNNNNNNNNNNNNNNNNNNNNNNNNNNNNNNNNNNNNNNNNNNNNNNNNNNNNNNNNNNNNNNNNNNNNNNNNNNNNNNNNNNNNNNNNNNNNNNNNNNNNNNNNNNNNNNNNNNNNNNNNNNNNNNNNNNNNNNNNNACCAATACTTAAGGTCCCTACACAAGACCCATCAAAGTATATCTATCCATCCTAGGTTCCATACCATGCAATTCTACTGGAATTGTAAAAGTAGTAGTCTAGAATATTACCAGTGATCGCTTGGAAAGGCTGAGTCCCACCCACATCCTTGGATAGTTCATACACACGAGGTGTTGAGGTCTGGCCTCGTCCCTGGACTGGCCTGTTAGCCTCTCCACGACCCTTACCCTGGTTGCCTTGCAACTTAGGGCAATCCCTGCGGTAATGGCCCTTCTGGCCGCAGTGGTGACAGGTCCTGGACTCACCCAACGGGCTTGGACAATCCTTGGCTGAGTGATCCATCTTACCACATCGAGTGCAGGCGCCCATGGCCTTCCAGCACTCTCCACCGTGGTAGCGACCACACTTAGGGCACTCTGACCTACCACTTGAGGCTTTACCCTCCTCGGTCGAgtccctcttcctcttcttgtcaCCACTCTGACCCGAGGATACCACCACACTCTTCAGCTTCTGCTTACCCTCCTCGGTGAGGTTGGTCTCCAGCAAGGCCATCCTCTCAAGCAACTCAGAAACCGTGTGGAACTTACAAACAGAACAGTAGGTTCGAAGCTCCACCCTTAGGCCTCGGATGAACCTTCGGACCTGAACCTTCTCATCCTCTAGTTCTCTTCCCACATACCTCCTGAGTCGGTTGAACTCTTCTTCATACTCACGAACAGTCCTCCGTCCCTGAGTCAAGTCCAGGAACTTGGACTCCAAACGATCCCACGCCTCAGCATGAAAGTACTTATGGTTGAACTCAACCTCGAAGTCAGCAAAGTGCTCAATGGTGCCATTGGTACGCTAGTCCAAGGCTAACCACCAATTATGTGCATCTCCCTCCAGGAAATGCACTGCTATGTCCTTTTGGTAATCCTCAGGACATCGTGTGGACTTGAAGTATCGA
The DNA window shown above is from Brassica oleracea var. oleracea cultivar TO1000 unplaced genomic scaffold, BOL UnpScaffold01629, whole genome shotgun sequence and carries:
- the LOC106321429 gene encoding uncharacterized protein LOC106321429, coding for MDYLKVLEHISKLGTKHFARRVDPMEADEWRTKLRTNGTIEHFADFEVEFNHKYFHAEAWDRLESKFLDLTQGRRTVREYEEEFNRLRRYVGRELEDEKVQVRRFIRGLRVELRTYCSVCKFHTVSELLERMALLETNLTEEGKQKLKSVVVSSGQSGDKKRKRDSTEEGKASSGRSECPKCGRYHGGECWKAMGACTRCGKMDHSAKDCPSPLGESRTCHHCGQKGHYRRDCPKLQGNQGKGRGEANRPVQGRGQTSTPRVYELSKDVGGTQPFQAITGKEATGASGAVGQDGAKQTGVLPAGTIPTTKLPAQVEQVGNLTGLPVGPTLPTEVNETNVDEKQEQVHGDDTGSSN